From the Pseudomonas baltica genome, one window contains:
- a CDS encoding MFS transporter: MSISQEFPRDAVEQPVADTRLPWTGLLALAMAGFITILTEALPAGLMPQMGKSLQVSEALVGQLVTLYALGSLLAAIPLTLMTQGWRRRPLLMIAIGGFAVVNTITALSSWYPLTLVARFFAGVFAGLVWALLAGYAARMVAPPLKGRAIAVAMVGTPLALTLGIPAGTLLGTIAGWQTTFICMSVMTLALLLWVRVKVPDFAGQPATETFSLGSVWRIAGVKPVLLATLGFVLAHNILYTYIAPLLVPSGLDAQVGIVLLVFGASALGGITLIGMLIDRWLRELTLVTTLMFIGASVALALWSQSAAAVYALMVVWGLAFGGAATLLQTACAKVGERAADVAQAMLVTTWNMGIAGGGIVGGLLLHGQGTRSLPWVAALLLAVVWVTVLLARRAGFKPVAH, encoded by the coding sequence ATGAGCATTTCACAGGAATTCCCCCGCGACGCTGTCGAACAGCCCGTCGCCGATACTCGTCTGCCTTGGACCGGCCTGCTGGCCTTGGCCATGGCCGGATTCATCACCATCCTCACCGAAGCCCTGCCGGCCGGCCTGATGCCGCAGATGGGCAAGAGCTTGCAGGTCTCCGAAGCGCTGGTGGGGCAACTGGTGACGCTCTATGCGCTGGGTTCGTTGCTGGCGGCCATACCGCTGACCTTGATGACTCAAGGCTGGCGGCGTCGGCCACTGTTGATGATCGCCATCGGCGGCTTTGCCGTGGTCAATACCATCACCGCACTGTCCAGCTGGTACCCGCTGACACTGGTGGCACGGTTTTTCGCCGGGGTGTTTGCCGGGTTGGTCTGGGCGTTGTTGGCCGGCTATGCGGCGCGCATGGTCGCGCCGCCACTCAAGGGCCGGGCGATTGCAGTGGCCATGGTCGGCACCCCGCTGGCGCTGACCCTGGGCATTCCCGCCGGCACGCTGCTGGGCACCATCGCCGGCTGGCAGACCACGTTTATCTGCATGTCGGTGATGACCCTCGCGTTGTTGCTGTGGGTGCGGGTCAAGGTGCCGGACTTCGCGGGTCAACCTGCCACCGAGACCTTTTCGCTGGGCTCGGTGTGGCGCATCGCCGGGGTCAAGCCGGTGCTGTTGGCGACTCTAGGGTTTGTCCTCGCGCACAACATTCTCTATACCTACATCGCCCCGCTGCTGGTGCCATCGGGCCTGGACGCGCAAGTCGGCATCGTTCTGCTGGTATTCGGCGCCTCGGCGCTGGGCGGTATCACCCTGATCGGCATGCTGATCGATCGCTGGCTGCGCGAGTTGACCCTGGTGACGACGTTGATGTTCATCGGTGCCAGCGTTGCCTTGGCGCTGTGGAGCCAAAGTGCGGCGGCGGTGTACGCCCTGATGGTGGTCTGGGGCCTCGCCTTCGGCGGCGCCGCGACGCTGCTGCAGACGGCCTGCGCCAAGGTCGGCGAACGCGCCGCCGACGTCGCCCAGGCGATGCTGGTGACCACCTGGAACATGGGCATCGCTGGTGGCGGTATCGTGGGGGGCTTGTTGCTGCATGGCCAAGGCACCCGCAGCCTGCCGTGGGTCGCGGCGCTGCTGCTGGCGGTGGTCTGGGTAACGGTGCTGCTGGCGCGGCGGGCGGGGTTCAAGCCAGTGGCCCATTGA
- a CDS encoding PvdJ/PvdD/PvdP-like protein, translated as MEISRRKILAGMALTGVLAPAGYFAAKRYKAYRDKDLTPDAPKVELADAKMQHLSSQLRGIWLLDVSGMPALEGLPGSDVQMFLDVAERGRGLSGYVDSAANLRTPAEPRYRILGDMVDASVQEIRWRLLDRESPRQVAAYEFVSQLNEQWASFGVADADTMTGELHTLDPNKPSVGKVANFVARKQPFPESRERLPVAPGLLAWGITPQKRLEHQLWHFSRDKWHLLSDDRREALRALGWQPGPRNAERDARGRTKDHNGSGEDFFFMHRYMLTTARTYQDLPSWRHFPVPPPAAVQDWVGFARFYDNHGGCCVPPTWQIPEDQPYSVGMGLVKSPETFYSNFQVWESRYRDHQYLAKMTLAQFGSELELSLHDWLHMCWSSVPRNPATGEPVPAARDPSDFAEHWFARDNDFLGDPFSSHLNPTFWRLHGWIDDRVEDWFDAHERAHPGQVVRREVRGVPWFATGPWVTVDEPWLGSTTHGCGAELTASNEADASEVEVMKLALHVAADDKDHIGDAVSRAPRRPYYARSLPTAKV; from the coding sequence ATGGAGATTTCACGCCGCAAGATTCTGGCGGGGATGGCGCTCACTGGCGTGCTGGCGCCTGCCGGCTATTTCGCCGCCAAACGTTACAAAGCCTACCGGGACAAGGACTTGACCCCGGACGCCCCCAAAGTCGAACTGGCCGACGCCAAGATGCAACATCTCAGCAGCCAGTTGCGCGGCATCTGGTTGCTGGACGTCAGCGGTATGCCGGCACTCGAAGGGCTGCCTGGCAGCGATGTACAGATGTTTCTGGACGTCGCCGAGCGCGGCCGCGGTTTATCCGGCTATGTCGATTCCGCCGCCAATCTGCGCACGCCCGCCGAACCACGCTACCGGATACTCGGCGACATGGTCGATGCGTCGGTGCAGGAAATCCGCTGGCGGCTGCTCGATCGCGAATCGCCGCGGCAGGTGGCGGCCTATGAGTTCGTCTCTCAACTGAATGAACAGTGGGCGAGCTTCGGGGTGGCCGATGCCGACACCATGACCGGCGAACTGCACACCCTGGACCCGAACAAGCCTTCGGTGGGTAAAGTGGCGAATTTCGTTGCGCGCAAGCAGCCGTTTCCGGAATCGCGCGAACGCTTGCCTGTCGCGCCCGGCTTGCTGGCCTGGGGCATCACCCCACAAAAACGCCTGGAGCACCAGTTGTGGCACTTTTCACGGGACAAATGGCATTTGTTGTCCGATGACCGTCGCGAGGCCTTGCGTGCCTTGGGCTGGCAACCTGGCCCGCGCAACGCCGAGCGCGATGCCCGAGGGCGCACCAAGGACCACAACGGCTCAGGCGAAGACTTCTTCTTCATGCATCGCTACATGCTGACCACCGCGCGCACCTACCAGGACCTGCCGTCCTGGCGGCATTTCCCGGTGCCGCCGCCGGCGGCCGTACAGGATTGGGTCGGCTTCGCACGTTTTTACGACAACCACGGCGGCTGCTGCGTGCCGCCGACCTGGCAGATCCCGGAAGACCAACCCTACAGCGTCGGCATGGGCCTGGTGAAGAGTCCGGAAACCTTCTACAGCAACTTTCAGGTCTGGGAGTCCCGTTATCGCGATCATCAATACCTGGCGAAGATGACCTTGGCGCAGTTCGGCTCCGAGCTGGAGCTGAGCCTGCACGACTGGCTGCACATGTGCTGGTCGAGCGTCCCGCGCAATCCTGCGACCGGCGAGCCGGTGCCGGCCGCGCGTGATCCGTCGGACTTCGCCGAGCACTGGTTCGCCCGCGACAACGATTTTCTGGGCGATCCGTTCTCTTCCCACCTCAATCCGACGTTCTGGCGCCTGCATGGCTGGATCGATGACCGCGTCGAGGACTGGTTCGATGCCCACGAGCGCGCCCATCCAGGTCAGGTAGTACGCCGCGAAGTGCGCGGCGTGCCGTGGTTCGCCACCGGGCCCTGGGTCACGGTGGACGAGCCCTGGCTGGGGTCGACGACCCATGGCTGCGGCGCTGAACTCACGGCCAGCAACGAAGCCGATGCCAGCGAGGTGGAGGTGATGAAGCTGGCATTGCATGTTGCCGCCGACGACAAGGATCACATAGGCGATGCGGTGTCCAGGGCGCCGCGCCGGCCCTACTATGCGCGGAGCTTGCCAACGGCCAAGGTATAA
- a CDS encoding LysR family transcriptional regulator, with translation MDLRQLEAFAAVMSAGSVTAAGKMLGRSQPSVTRMIQELEQELGFALFERSGPKVSPTQKAFMMYAEVESALLGIRNIRQRAEHIALDENRHVKLVGIPALAAGLLPAALARLPQALRPYDIQLHSMSPENVVQAVLSKTVDLGAVSLPLEHRGLDIHWIGEAPCVAVLAADSPLAAHNTLSMALLAEQTLISMSNPYRFRRRIDKAFQGARDTPPHMLDTNTSLIAMQMARAGLGVALVDPFTAHGVPVEGLVVRAIDCHIPFFFGLISAYASPRSEVTQALIEALGETARALVPGMVMHASGQHDALLQSIYAE, from the coding sequence ATGGATCTGCGTCAACTGGAAGCCTTCGCGGCGGTCATGTCAGCGGGCAGCGTCACCGCCGCCGGGAAGATGCTCGGGCGCTCCCAGCCCTCGGTCACGCGAATGATCCAGGAGCTGGAGCAGGAGCTGGGGTTCGCCTTGTTCGAGCGCAGCGGCCCGAAGGTCTCGCCCACGCAAAAAGCTTTCATGATGTACGCCGAGGTCGAGAGCGCGCTGTTGGGCATCCGTAATATCCGCCAGCGTGCCGAGCACATCGCCCTCGACGAGAATCGCCATGTCAAGCTGGTCGGCATTCCGGCTCTGGCTGCCGGCTTGTTGCCTGCGGCCCTGGCGCGCCTGCCCCAGGCGTTGCGCCCCTACGACATTCAGCTGCACAGCATGTCCCCGGAAAACGTCGTCCAGGCCGTGCTGTCGAAAACCGTCGACCTGGGGGCCGTCAGCCTGCCGCTGGAGCATCGCGGCCTGGATATCCACTGGATCGGCGAGGCGCCCTGCGTCGCGGTGCTGGCCGCCGATTCGCCTCTGGCTGCCCACAACACCTTGAGCATGGCATTGCTGGCCGAGCAGACGCTGATCAGCATGTCCAATCCCTACCGGTTTCGCCGGCGCATCGACAAGGCCTTCCAAGGTGCCCGCGACACCCCCCCTCATATGCTCGACACCAACACTTCGCTGATCGCCATGCAGATGGCCCGCGCCGGCCTGGGAGTGGCCCTGGTCGACCCATTCACTGCCCATGGTGTGCCAGTCGAAGGCCTGGTGGTACGTGCGATCGACTGCCATATACCGTTCTTCTTCGGCTTGATCTCGGCCTATGCCAGCCCGCGCTCGGAGGTCACCCAAGCGCTGATCGAGGCATTGGGCGAGACCGCGCGCGCCTTAGTGCCGGGCATGGTGATGCACGCCAGCGGGCAACACGATGCGCTATTGCAGAGCATCTACGCCGAATAG
- a CDS encoding NAD(P)/FAD-dependent oxidoreductase yields MPQPNAPIGLAALEARLRQDLEWLELPAKAWVKPRIEQGQAVLDVAVIGGGMAGLAVATELRHLGVTVQVFDQAPLGFEGPWATTARMQTLRSPKQLTGPALGLPALTFRAWYEAQFGLDAWAALDKIPRLQWAEYLRWYRQVMKVDVRNEHRVTRVQPRADGLVALSISHGDAGREVLARHVVLATGRDGLGGPWVPDYAHSVAPRYWCHSAAGLQDHWFVGKRVGVIGGGASAMDSAATALEAGAAKVDLLIRRAVMPRINKGKGAGNPGMVHGYWRLPDAWKWRLRHYLNTQQVPAPRGSTLRVSSAGNSRFLFEASVLSIKESGQGTVLVRTAQAELEYDFLVFATGFRADLQQRPEFAPFAEHIRFWGDRFEAPADEQDAELAALPDLGSCFEFLEKQPGSCPGLHRIHCFSYPAALSYGAVSGDIPAISEGARRMAQGLVSQLFSDDIDLHFQAMQDYADPELLGDEWVAGELTAEERR; encoded by the coding sequence ATGCCACAGCCCAACGCCCCTATCGGCCTCGCCGCCCTCGAAGCGCGCCTGCGCCAGGACCTCGAATGGCTCGAATTGCCGGCCAAGGCGTGGGTCAAGCCGCGCATTGAGCAGGGTCAGGCGGTGCTCGACGTCGCGGTGATAGGCGGGGGCATGGCCGGCCTGGCGGTGGCCACCGAGCTGCGCCATCTGGGCGTCACCGTGCAGGTATTCGATCAGGCGCCGTTGGGCTTCGAGGGCCCGTGGGCGACCACGGCGCGGATGCAGACGCTGCGCTCGCCCAAGCAACTGACCGGCCCGGCACTGGGCCTGCCGGCGCTGACCTTCCGTGCCTGGTACGAAGCCCAATTCGGCCTGGACGCCTGGGCCGCGCTGGACAAGATTCCGCGCTTGCAGTGGGCCGAGTACCTGCGCTGGTATCGCCAGGTGATGAAGGTCGACGTACGCAACGAACACCGCGTGACCCGCGTGCAGCCCCGTGCCGATGGACTGGTGGCACTGAGCATCAGCCATGGCGACGCAGGCCGTGAAGTCCTCGCCCGCCATGTGGTGCTTGCCACTGGCCGTGACGGCCTGGGTGGTCCGTGGGTGCCGGACTACGCTCACAGTGTCGCGCCTCGCTACTGGTGCCATTCGGCGGCGGGACTGCAGGACCACTGGTTCGTCGGCAAGCGGGTGGGCGTCATCGGTGGCGGCGCTTCGGCGATGGACAGCGCGGCCACTGCGCTGGAGGCGGGCGCCGCCAAGGTCGACCTGTTGATCCGCCGCGCCGTGATGCCGCGCATCAACAAAGGCAAGGGCGCTGGCAACCCCGGCATGGTGCACGGCTACTGGCGCCTGCCGGACGCCTGGAAATGGCGCTTGCGCCACTATCTCAACACCCAGCAGGTGCCAGCACCGCGGGGCAGCACCTTGCGGGTTTCCAGCGCGGGCAATTCGCGCTTTCTGTTCGAGGCATCAGTGCTGTCGATCAAGGAGTCCGGGCAGGGCACGGTGCTGGTGCGCACCGCTCAGGCCGAGCTCGAGTATGACTTTCTGGTGTTCGCCACCGGCTTTCGTGCCGATTTGCAGCAGCGTCCGGAGTTTGCGCCCTTCGCCGAACACATTCGCTTCTGGGGCGACCGTTTCGAGGCCCCGGCCGACGAGCAGGATGCCGAGCTGGCCGCGCTACCGGACCTGGGTAGTTGCTTCGAGTTTCTCGAAAAACAACCGGGCAGTTGCCCCGGCCTGCACCGCATCCACTGCTTCAGCTACCCGGCTGCCTTGAGCTATGGCGCGGTGTCCGGCGATATCCCGGCCATCAGCGAGGGCGCTCGCCGCATGGCCCAAGGGCTGGTCAGCCAACTGTTCAGCGATGATATCGACCTGCATTTTCAGGCCATGCAGGACTACGCCGACCCTGAACTGCTCGGCGATGAGTGGGTGGCCGGCGAGCTGACCGCCGAGGAGCGTCGTTGA
- a CDS encoding ABC transporter permease — protein MLGWTLKRIAQSLLVVWLMTLVVFIGLNAIGNPLDILVGEDLNQAERLAAIAQLGLDKPLWQQYLVFLQGAVHGHLGMSFVYHEDALQLILQRLPATLELAVGALLLAVVIGIPLGMFAGMYPDNPLSKVLMASSILGFSLPAFWVALMMILVFSINLGWLPASGRGETRELFGVQWSWLSLDGLKHLILPALNLALFKISLVLRLTRAGVREVLPQDYVKFARAKGLSPMRVMLMHVMRNTMIPLVTVLGLELGSTIAYAVVTESIFAWPGAGKLILDSINSLDRPVVVAYLMIVVVIFVILNLIVDGLYHLLDPRVRVESPR, from the coding sequence ATGCTCGGCTGGACCCTCAAGCGCATTGCCCAGTCGTTGCTGGTGGTGTGGCTGATGACCCTGGTGGTATTCATCGGCCTCAATGCCATCGGCAACCCGCTGGACATTCTGGTAGGCGAGGACCTCAACCAGGCCGAGCGTCTGGCGGCCATCGCGCAGCTCGGCCTCGACAAGCCGCTGTGGCAGCAATACCTGGTGTTCCTGCAGGGCGCCGTGCACGGCCATCTGGGGATGAGCTTCGTCTATCACGAAGACGCCTTGCAGCTGATTTTGCAGCGCCTGCCCGCGACTCTTGAGCTGGCCGTTGGCGCGCTGTTGCTGGCGGTTGTCATCGGTATACCGCTGGGCATGTTCGCCGGCATGTACCCCGACAATCCGCTGTCGAAAGTGCTGATGGCGAGCAGCATCCTCGGCTTTTCGCTGCCGGCGTTCTGGGTGGCGCTGATGATGATTCTGGTGTTTTCCATTAACCTGGGCTGGTTGCCGGCCAGCGGCCGTGGCGAAACCCGTGAACTGTTCGGTGTGCAGTGGTCGTGGTTGAGCCTCGATGGCCTCAAGCACCTGATCTTGCCGGCCCTCAACCTGGCGCTGTTCAAGATATCTCTGGTGCTGCGCCTGACCCGCGCCGGAGTGCGTGAAGTGCTGCCCCAGGATTACGTCAAGTTCGCCCGGGCCAAGGGCCTGTCGCCGATGCGGGTCATGCTCATGCACGTGATGCGCAACACCATGATCCCGCTGGTGACCGTGCTGGGCCTGGAGTTGGGTTCGACCATCGCCTATGCCGTGGTCACCGAAAGCATCTTTGCCTGGCCCGGTGCCGGCAAGCTGATCCTCGACAGCATCAACAGCCTGGACCGCCCCGTGGTGGTCGCCTACCTGATGATAGTGGTGGTGATTTTCGTGATTCTCAATCTGATCGTCGACGGCTTGTATCACCTGCTCGATCCCCGGGTCCGTGTGGAGTCGCCGCGATGA
- a CDS encoding ABC transporter permease: MSVVPATRFQAQSPWRRGVDEFLQSKVAVAAAVLLLAILAVAVLAPWVTLQNPYDLMQLNVLDARLPPGSANMDAGYTYWLGTDGQGRDLLSAIIYGLRISLFVGIGSALIAAVVGTLLGLLAARAGGWVDALLMRLVDLLLSFPVVLMALMILAWLGKGVGNVMITLVLLEWAYYARTARGQALVENRREYVEAARGQGIGQWRIVVGHILPNCLPPLIVIGALQIARAITLEATMSFLGLGVPITEPSLGLLIANGFQYMLSNQYWISLYPGLALLTTIVAINLVGDRLRDVLNPRLQR, encoded by the coding sequence ATGAGCGTCGTTCCTGCAACCCGCTTCCAGGCGCAATCGCCATGGCGCCGCGGCGTCGATGAATTTCTGCAATCCAAGGTGGCCGTGGCGGCTGCGGTGCTGCTGCTGGCGATCCTCGCCGTGGCGGTGCTGGCGCCGTGGGTGACCTTGCAGAACCCTTACGACCTCATGCAACTCAATGTTCTTGACGCGCGCCTGCCGCCCGGCAGCGCCAATATGGATGCCGGTTATACCTACTGGCTGGGCACCGATGGTCAGGGGCGCGATCTGCTCTCGGCGATCATCTATGGCCTGCGCATCAGCCTGTTCGTGGGCATCGGTTCGGCGTTGATCGCCGCAGTGGTCGGCACCTTGCTGGGCCTGCTGGCGGCTCGCGCGGGTGGTTGGGTCGACGCACTGCTGATGCGCCTGGTGGATTTGCTGCTGTCGTTTCCGGTGGTGCTCATGGCGCTGATGATTCTCGCCTGGCTGGGCAAGGGCGTCGGCAATGTGATGATCACCCTGGTGCTGCTGGAGTGGGCCTATTACGCTCGCACCGCGCGGGGCCAGGCGCTGGTGGAGAACCGCCGCGAATACGTCGAAGCGGCCCGCGGCCAGGGCATCGGCCAGTGGCGCATCGTGGTCGGGCACATCTTGCCCAATTGCCTGCCGCCACTGATCGTCATCGGCGCCCTGCAAATCGCTCGCGCCATCACCCTGGAGGCGACCATGTCGTTCCTTGGCCTCGGCGTGCCGATCACCGAGCCATCGCTGGGGCTGCTGATCGCCAACGGCTTCCAGTACATGCTCAGCAATCAATATTGGATCAGCTTGTATCCGGGGCTGGCGCTGCTGACCACCATCGTCGCCATCAACCTGGTAGGCGACCGCCTGCGCGACGTGCTCAACCCGAGGCTGCAACGATGA
- a CDS encoding ABC transporter ATP-binding protein produces the protein MNLAEIKAAPVVVPEATLEVRHLSTSFYTRAGVLPAVRDVSLRLQPGRILGLVGESGSGKSVTGFSILGLVDAPGRISGGEVLFKGRDLTRLSARELRQLQGNRIAMIFQDPMMTLNPVLRVDTQMIEAVRAHSSLSRREAREHASRTLALMGIASPEERLNAYPHQLSGGMRQRVAIAIALLHAPDLIIADEPTTALDVTIQAQILSEVQKLVRQQNTSLIWITHDLSVVAGLADDVAVMYAGQIVEQGSVGDVLDRPLHPYTQGLIDSLPSRNQRGQRLRQIPGMTPDLLSMPAGCAFAERCPRASAVCAEEPESREIEPGRSVRCFHPGGSHGQ, from the coding sequence ATGAATCTGGCTGAGATCAAAGCGGCCCCCGTCGTCGTGCCTGAGGCGACGCTTGAGGTGCGGCACCTGTCGACGTCGTTCTACACCCGTGCGGGCGTCCTGCCAGCGGTGCGCGACGTGTCGTTGCGTCTGCAACCGGGGCGCATCCTTGGTCTGGTGGGCGAGTCGGGTTCGGGCAAGTCGGTGACCGGCTTCTCCATCCTCGGCCTGGTCGACGCCCCTGGCCGGATCAGCGGCGGCGAGGTGCTGTTCAAGGGCCGTGACCTGACCAGACTCTCCGCCAGAGAGCTGCGCCAGCTGCAGGGTAATCGCATCGCGATGATTTTCCAGGACCCGATGATGACGCTCAACCCGGTGCTGCGCGTCGATACGCAAATGATCGAAGCCGTGCGTGCGCACAGTTCGCTGAGCCGCCGCGAAGCCCGCGAGCATGCGAGTCGCACCTTGGCGCTGATGGGTATTGCGAGCCCCGAGGAGCGCTTGAATGCCTATCCCCATCAACTGTCTGGCGGCATGCGCCAGCGGGTGGCGATCGCCATCGCGCTGCTGCACGCCCCGGATTTGATCATCGCTGACGAGCCGACCACCGCGCTGGACGTGACCATTCAGGCGCAGATCCTCAGTGAGGTACAGAAACTGGTGCGCCAGCAGAACACCTCGCTGATCTGGATCACCCACGATCTGTCGGTGGTCGCCGGCCTGGCCGACGACGTGGCGGTGATGTATGCCGGGCAGATCGTCGAACAGGGCAGTGTGGGCGATGTGCTCGACCGCCCGCTGCACCCCTATACCCAAGGGCTGATCGACAGCCTGCCGAGCCGAAACCAGCGTGGCCAGCGGCTGCGGCAGATCCCCGGGATGACGCCCGACCTGCTGTCGATGCCCGCCGGCTGCGCCTTTGCCGAGCGCTGCCCGCGGGCAAGTGCGGTGTGTGCCGAGGAGCCTGAAAGCCGTGAGATCGAACCCGGCCGTAGCGTGCGTTGCTTCCATCCGGGAGGTAGCCATGGACAGTAA